The sequence TGGCACGATGAGTTCGGATTATATGGCAGCGCCGGCGGTCCGCCACCATCGCCTTTCGTCGAGTCGCCAGATCGACGACAAACCGACGACCGTGTGCAATGCCGGGCTTCGCGCGGGACGAAAACGGCAGGAACATTGGGGGGGGCGCCCGTGGCGACTGTCTTGCAAGCTCACCAGCCAGACGATGAACCGCGACGCGGCAGCCGACGCGAGTCGGGCCCGCGGCGCGGATGAGTTAGATCGCCCGAAGGACGTGACGGATGTTGAGACGACCCAAGTCGAAGTTGGACGACGAGGTGACGCCGGAGACGCTCGTATCGCCACCGCAGGCCGACGGTGTCGCCGACATGGTGGAAGGCCTGTTCGACCTGCTCGCCAGCTACCAAGCCGAGCCGAACGAAGGCGTGCTCTCGCTTCTCACTGCCTTCCTGCATGGGGCACACCGGGTGCTCGAAGCGAGTGCGGCTGAGGACGCCGAACACAATCGCGCGGCCCTGCTGGCCCTGCTCGACCAGGCACGCCGTGCGATCGAGGAGTGGCCACAGGAGACGCCCGAGCATTGGAGCGTTCACTGACGAGAGCCGGACAGGCGGACTGGCGGAACGGCGGGCTTGCCGCGCTCCGCTGGTGCTTCGAACTCCCGCATCTTCCTGGCCTCTCCTGCGTCCGTTCCTCGTCCGCCTGACGTCCGTTCCACGCGCCCTGCGGGTGATAAGATCCGCCGGTGCCTGGCGGTCGTCGGTATCCCGCCGTTTCCCGCCCAGGCCGGTCTCCCTCGACGATGGACGTTGCCATAGTGGGCGCCGGCGCGGCCGGTCTGGCCACCGCGATCTTCGCGGCCCGGCAGAAGCCGGGCGCCCGGATCGTGGTGTTCGACGGTGCGCGTCGCCTCGGCGCCAAGCTCCTCGTGTCGGGCGGAGGTCGCTGCAATCTCACCAACCGCGCGGTCACGGCCGCGGACTTCTGGGGAGGCAACCGGCGGGTCATCGACAGCGTGCTCCGCGCGTTCCCCGTGTCGCGGGCGGTGGCGTTCTTCGCGGAATTGGGCGTCGACCTGCATGAGGAGGAGGACGGCAAGCTCTTTCCGGATTCGAATCGGGCGCGCACGGTACTGGACGCGCTGCTGGCCGAGGCGGCACGGCTCGATGTGGACATCCGCCTCCAGCATCGCGTCGACCGCCTCGTTCGCGACGACGACGCGTTCGTGCTGACGGCGAAGGGCACGACGGGGCGGGCGCGGCGCGTGGTCCTCGCGACCGGCGGTCTGTCGCTGCCGAAGACGGGAAGCGACGGCGGTGGCCTGGCGCTGGCCGCGTCGTGCGGTCACACGATTGTGCCGACGACGCCCGCGCTCGTACCGCTGGTACTCGGAGGCGAGTTCCATCGGGCGTTGTCCGGCGTGTCGCACCAGGCCACACTCACGGTTCACGTCGAGGGGCGGCGGCCCACGCGGCTGGCCGGGCCGCTGCTGTGGACCCACTTCGGCGTGAGCGGTCCGGTGGCGCTCGACGCGTCGCGCCACTGGCACCGCGCGATGGTCGATCGCATGCCCGCCACTGTCCGGCTGTCGTTCGCCGCCGATCGAGACTTCCAGACCGTGGAGCAGGCGCTGCTCCAGGCGGCAGGGCAGCGGCCGAACTGCACGATCCGCGGGGCCGTGGCAGCGCTGGTGCCGGGGGCCGTCGCGGAGGCGTTGCTCGCCGCGCTGACGCTCGATGGTCGGAGTCGGATGGCGCACCTGCCACGCGAGGACCGGCGTCGGCTGGTTCACGCGATTGTCGAGTGGGACTTGCCCGTCACGGGCAGCCGGGGATACAACTACGCGGAAGTGACGGCGGGTGGCGTGTCGCTCGACGAAGTCGACCGGGCGACGCTCGAGTCGAAGATCTGTCCGGGCCTCTTTCTCGTGGGGGAGATGCTGGACGTTGACGGGCGGTTGGGAGGGTTCAACTTCCAGTGGGCGTGGTCGAGCGCGTGGGCAGCGGCGCGCGCGGCCGCGAGGTGAGCTGCAGCAATTCGATCGGGGCGGATTCCGGTTCCTGCGGTCCGCCCGATCCAGTCATGGAGAACATTCGATGTCCGAACGCGAAACCGTTGGATTCATTGGTCTCGGTCTGATGGGCAAGCCGATGGCCCTCAACTTGTTGAAGGCCGGCTTCTCGCTCGTCGTCCACAGCCGCAGCCGCGGTCCTGTCGACACGCTGGCACTGGCCGGCGCCTCGGTGGCCGCGACGCCGGCCGACGTGGCGCGCGCCGCCAGCGTGATCATCACGATGGTTCCCGACTCGCCGGATGTCGAGTTGGTGCTCAACGGGCCGAACGGTGTCTTCACCGCCGTGAAGCCCGGCTCGGTGGTGATCGACATGAGCAGCATCTCGCCGGTCGTGACGCGGCGCCTGGCGGCGATGGCGGCCGAGCGTGGTGCCACGCTGCTCGACGCGCCCGTCAGCGGCGGAGAGATTGGCGCGATCCAGGGGACGCTGTCGATCATGGTCGGCGGGGACGCGAGCGCGCTCGAGCGCGTGCGGCCGATGCTGAACGCCATGGGGAATCCCGAGAAGGTCATCCACATCGGCGAATCGGGCGCCGGTCAGATTTGCAAGGTCTGCAACCAGATGGCGATCGGCGGAGCGCTGGCCGTGGTCAGCGAACTCATGGTGCTGGCTCACAAGGCAGGCGTGAACCCGGAGCGGGTGCGCGAGGCGCTGCTCGGCGGCTTCGCAGCGAGCCGCGTGCTGGAGGTGCACGGCGACCGGATCATCAAGAAGAACTACAAGCCGGGATTCCGCGCGGCGCTCTATCACAAGGACCTGGGGATCATGCTGGAGACGGCGCGTGCGTACGGGACGCCCGTGCCGGTGTCGTCGCTCGTCGCGCAACTCGTCGGATCGATGGTTGCGTCGGGACGCGGCGATGATGACTACTCGGGGCTGGCGACCGTGCTGTTCGACATGGCGGGAGTGGAGTAGGGGAGTGGCCGCGGGCGTCCCCGCCCGCGCCGGGGGCGCCGCTCTCTGAGGAACACATGACCGAATCTGCCATGAACGATCCCACGGCCGCGTCGCAGGAGGTGTATGGCTACCTCACGCGCCTCGGTACCTCGTTCGAGGTCCACGAGCACCCGCCGGTGTTCACCGTCGAGGAGGCGGAGCAGTACTGGGCTGGCATCGCCGCTGCGCACTGCAAGAACCTCTTCCTGCGGAACGCGAAGGGCAGCCGCCACTACCTCGTCGTGATCGAGCACACGAAGAAGGCGGACCTCCGCCAGCTGGCGGCGCGACTGAACGACGATCGCTTGAGCTTCGCGTCGGCCGACCGGCTGATGCGTTTCCTCCACCTGACGCCGGGCGCGGTGTCGCCGTTCGGTCTCATCCACGATTCGGCGCGAGACGTGGTTGTCGTGCTCGACGCCGATCTCGTGGAGGCCGAACGGATTGGGTTCCATCCGAACGTCAATACGGCTACGATTACGCTCGCCACGGCTGACTTCCTGCGATTCCTGGCAGACCGGGGCAACGTGGTCCGTCAGGTGTCACTCTGATACTTCCCACGAGGACTCATGGCACACGCAGAATCGAATGAGACCGCCGCCGCGGTGCAGCCGTTCCCGACCTCGTTCTGGACGGCGAACATCACCGAACTGTTCGAGCGCGCCGCCTACTACTCGATGGCGAGCTTTGTCGTCATCTACCTGGGACAGCTCGGGTTCGGCGCCTACTGGCCCAGCTTCCTGAGCAGCAGCGTGCTGTGGTTCCTGGTGTTCTTCCTGCCGATCCTGTCCGGCACGATCGCGGATCAGATCGGATTCCGGCGGGCGCTGCTCATCGCGTTCGTGCTGCTCACTGCCGGCTATTTCTTCATGGGGTACCCGGTGTGGCTCGGCGGCAGCACGCTGAACCCGACGATCCGCGGGGCAGTCACGGTGGGCATGCGTGACACGGTGATGATCGTCGGTGCGATCCTGCTCATCGGGATCGGCGGGTCCATCATCAAGCCCTGCATCTCCGGGACGGTGCAGAAGGTGGCCGGCGCGCGGGCGACGCTCGGCTTCGCCATCTTCTACATGGTCATCAATATCGGGAGCCTGTTCGGCCGCGGCACGGCGTTCGTCGTGCGCAGCGGGTCGGGGCTCGGCACGATTCTCGCCGCCGTGACCGTGCTCGCCGTGGCGGCCACGCTGATAGTGGCGCTGGTCCACCGGACGACGAAGGCGAACCGCAGCCGGGCGGACATCTGGGTGGCCACGGCGGGCTTCACGGGTATCGTGGTCGCCTCGGCCGCCGCCGTCTCCTGGATCTACGGCGCGAGCGGGGCGGAGCGGGTGGGAACCGGGACGGCCAGCCTGTCCTACATCTTCGCGGTCGCTGCCGCCGCCTCGGTGGTCGCGTTCTTCGT comes from Vicinamibacterales bacterium and encodes:
- a CDS encoding aminoacetone oxidase family FAD-binding enzyme, which codes for MDVAIVGAGAAGLATAIFAARQKPGARIVVFDGARRLGAKLLVSGGGRCNLTNRAVTAADFWGGNRRVIDSVLRAFPVSRAVAFFAELGVDLHEEEDGKLFPDSNRARTVLDALLAEAARLDVDIRLQHRVDRLVRDDDAFVLTAKGTTGRARRVVLATGGLSLPKTGSDGGGLALAASCGHTIVPTTPALVPLVLGGEFHRALSGVSHQATLTVHVEGRRPTRLAGPLLWTHFGVSGPVALDASRHWHRAMVDRMPATVRLSFAADRDFQTVEQALLQAAGQRPNCTIRGAVAALVPGAVAEALLAALTLDGRSRMAHLPREDRRRLVHAIVEWDLPVTGSRGYNYAEVTAGGVSLDEVDRATLESKICPGLFLVGEMLDVDGRLGGFNFQWAWSSAWAAARAAAR
- a CDS encoding 2-hydroxy-3-oxopropionate reductase, whose protein sequence is MSERETVGFIGLGLMGKPMALNLLKAGFSLVVHSRSRGPVDTLALAGASVAATPADVARAASVIITMVPDSPDVELVLNGPNGVFTAVKPGSVVIDMSSISPVVTRRLAAMAAERGATLLDAPVSGGEIGAIQGTLSIMVGGDASALERVRPMLNAMGNPEKVIHIGESGAGQICKVCNQMAIGGALAVVSELMVLAHKAGVNPERVREALLGGFAASRVLEVHGDRIIKKNYKPGFRAALYHKDLGIMLETARAYGTPVPVSSLVAQLVGSMVASGRGDDDYSGLATVLFDMAGVE
- a CDS encoding MFS transporter; translated protein: MAHAESNETAAAVQPFPTSFWTANITELFERAAYYSMASFVVIYLGQLGFGAYWPSFLSSSVLWFLVFFLPILSGTIADQIGFRRALLIAFVLLTAGYFFMGYPVWLGGSTLNPTIRGAVTVGMRDTVMIVGAILLIGIGGSIIKPCISGTVQKVAGARATLGFAIFYMVINIGSLFGRGTAFVVRSGSGLGTILAAVTVLAVAATLIVALVHRTTKANRSRADIWVATAGFTGIVVASAAAVSWIYGASGAERVGTGTASLSYIFAVAAAASVVAFFVVLFTYREPTVDATAPAKPKRSVGRILLDMVLVLRSGRFTLYLVVMTGFYFIYNQVYNVLPLYVKKVVETNPAMDLYTAANPFVIVCFQLIISRTFGKMKPIRSMVVGTIIIAVAMLINIVPIYSAGGPQALTANWLPIASVFIILTVALIALGELFTSPRMYEYIGALAPKGEEGLFLGYANLPLALGALFGGPVGAYIFNEIMAKGATTKANGLLELVPANNALGWIILMAIGFVSAASLWVFNKWLERSAAEARQ
- a CDS encoding prolyl-tRNA synthetase associated domain-containing protein, with translation MTESAMNDPTAASQEVYGYLTRLGTSFEVHEHPPVFTVEEAEQYWAGIAAAHCKNLFLRNAKGSRHYLVVIEHTKKADLRQLAARLNDDRLSFASADRLMRFLHLTPGAVSPFGLIHDSARDVVVVLDADLVEAERIGFHPNVNTATITLATADFLRFLADRGNVVRQVSL